The window CTCCGGCCTCAGCGACATCGTGGCGATCGAGGAGGGCTGGCTCGGCGCGATCATGGACGTGTCCGACACGTTCGTCGACCTGCGCGACTACGGCATCGAGGACCGCAAGGACGACTGGGTGGACTGGAAGTACGGCCAGGCCACCGACGCCGAGGGCCGCGTCATCGGCTACGGCACCGACATCGGCCCGAGCGGCATCTGCTACAACGGTGCCGCGTTCGAGGCCGCTGGTCTGCCGAGCGACCGCGAGTCCGTCGCCGAGCTGCTGAACGGCGACTGGGACAACTACTTCCAGGTGGGCGCCGACTACACGGCCAAGACCGGCAAGGCCTGGTACGACCACTCCGGCTTCGTGTGGAACGCCATGGTCAACCAGCTCGACGAGGGCTACTACACCGCCGACGGCGAGCTCAACGTGGAGGGCAACGACGAGCTGAAGAAGCGCTTCGAGCTGCTGGGCGCCGCGACCGAGGGCGGCCAGTCCGCCGCGCAGACCGCGTGGGATTGGAACGGCGGCAAGTCGTTCGTCGACGGCACCTTCGCGACGTTCGTGTGCCCGGGCTGGATGCTCGGCGTGGTGCAGGGGCAGATCGAGGCCGGCGGCGGCGACGCCTCGACCGGCTGGGACTTCGCCGACGTGTTCCCCGGTGGCGCGGCCAACTGGGGTGGTGCGTTCCTCTCCATCCCGGAGACCTCGCAGCACAAGAAGGCGGCGGCCGAGCTCGCCGACTGGCTCACGCAGCCCGAGCAGCAGGTGAAGCAGTCCGCCGCCGCGGGCAACTTCCCCTCGACCGTGAAGGCGCAGGAGACCCTCGCCGCAGACGCCACCCCCAACGCGTTCTTCAACGACGCGCCGACCGGGGCGATCCTCGCCGAGCGTGCCAAGGGCGTCGTCGCGCAGTTCAAGGGCGCCGACGACTCCGTGATCCAGGAGAACGTGTTCGGTCCGGCGCTCAGCAGCCT of the Microbacterium sufflavum genome contains:
- a CDS encoding ABC transporter substrate-binding protein, translating into MNTRARTRILAPVALASVAALALAGCSGGNGGGDAGSADEEITLTVTTFGTFGYDDLYDEYEKAHPNVKIEATNIDTGGNARTDAFTKIAAGSGLSDIVAIEEGWLGAIMDVSDTFVDLRDYGIEDRKDDWVDWKYGQATDAEGRVIGYGTDIGPSGICYNGAAFEAAGLPSDRESVAELLNGDWDNYFQVGADYTAKTGKAWYDHSGFVWNAMVNQLDEGYYTADGELNVEGNDELKKRFELLGAATEGGQSAAQTAWDWNGGKSFVDGTFATFVCPGWMLGVVQGQIEAGGGDASTGWDFADVFPGGAANWGGAFLSIPETSQHKKAAAELADWLTQPEQQVKQSAAAGNFPSTVKAQETLAADATPNAFFNDAPTGAILAERAKGVVAQFKGADDSVIQENVFGPALSSLDRGETDTQGAWDQAIGLLNELVG